One Brachyhypopomus gauderio isolate BG-103 chromosome 15, BGAUD_0.2, whole genome shotgun sequence genomic region harbors:
- the LOC143476631 gene encoding uncharacterized protein LOC143476631 isoform X1, translating to MTPDAAAARNGIFEAVQRGDIEQVVQLLHHDRTLLKQRGWCGFTPLHFAALHGNRPVADLLLNNGADPNVPCDAGQTAFHFACRHGNISIMQKMMQHGADLHVVDHQGKTALLHAVSGGSIVAMQYLAETKMFRFSDTDNFLITPLHLAASTGNADVARYLLRENRCAVDAVDHQGATALHVAAEKGMVEVCWLLLQSAGFHILHVKNHNGLTPLDLCSHGTTFRHQQLTRILTQFINKPKDQKPRESYVIYYWTLVLPSLVGAVVLLIATSLGEYGGLFCGLVFPCVAKVILSQYHRMSGYQRLPNPVYLGTLVAGIMHSLVCFYCKILPSIWPAHALLQVSVFHFSLILLLFWKVLKQDPGRLKVSDSDPRFSTIADLVESKQNPNRFCIYCELFQVDKCKHCRLCDFCVMDYDHHCLFLNRCVGRHNHRAFVLFILAMLVGHLLFIGTSGHYLSWRLATEERAGWMSAAGREVWVLLLLLLNVLTLLWEVWLLSEQVEAISSGTTTYFRQCRCKELSWKKRLATFLTFLFEGRSRQDQQHNYVVI from the exons ATGACGCCCGACGCGGCAGCTGCCAGAAACGGGATATTTGAAGCGGTTCAGAGGGGAGACATTGAACAGGTAGTGCAGCTACTTCACCACGACCGGACACTCCTAAAGCAAAGAG GATGGTGTGGCTTCACACCTCTTCACTTTGCTGCTCTTCATGGGAACCGGCCGGTAGCCGATCTGCTCCTGAACAACGGCGCTGACCCAAACGTGCCCTGTGATGCGGGGCAAACCGCCTTTCACTTTGCTTGCAG ACATGGTAACATCAGCATCATGCAGAAAATGATGCAGCATGGGGCAGACTTGCACGTTGTGGACCATCAGGGGAAAACAGCACTGCTTCATGCAGTTAGTGGGGGAAGCAT TGTTGCCATGCAGTACCTCGCTGAGACCAAGATGTTCCGCTTCTCAGACACCGATAACTTCCtgatcactccactacacctggCAGCTTCCACAGGCAACGCGGATGTGGCCAGGTACCTTCTACGAGAAAAC AGATGTGCAGTAGATGCTGTGGACCATCAGGGGGCGACAGCGCTGCATGTAGCTGCAGAGAAAGGCATGGTTGAGGTGTGCTGGCTCTTACTGCAGAGTGCAGGATTCCATATTTTACACGTGAAAAACCACAATGGCCTCACACCTTTAGACCTCTGTAGCCACGGAACGACTTTTAG ACATCAGCAGCTCACCAGAATTCTGACCCAATTCATAAATAAACCAAAGGACCAGAAACCCAGAGAATCATATG TGATATACTACTGGACCCTTGTGTTACCCAGTCTGGTTGGGGCAGTAGTGCTGCTCATAGCAACATCCCTGGGAGAGTATGGAGGATTGTTCTGTGGACTGGTCTTTCCCTGTGTAGCAAAAGTCATCTTGTCTCAGTACCACAGAATGAGCGGCTATCAGAG GTTACCAAATCCTGTATACCTTGGAACCCTGGTAGCAGGCATAATGCATTCCTTAGTCTGCTTCTATTGCAAAATTCTGCCTA GTATTTGGCCAGCTCACGCTCTCTTACAGGTCTCAGTATTCcacttctctctcattcttctgCTTTTCTGGAAGGTTCTAAAACAGGATCCAGGACGACTCAAAGTATCTGATTCAGACCCCAGATTCTCCACCATAGCAGATCTAGTAGAATCAAAACAGAATCCAAACCGGTTCTGTATTTACTGTGAG CTGTTCCAAGTGGACAAGTGTAAGCACTGTCGCCTGTGTGACTTCTGTGTCATGGATTATGACCACCACTGCCTCTTCCTGAACCGCTGTGTGGGCCGACACAACCACCGTGCCTTTGTGCTCTTCATCCTGGCCATGCTCGTCGGCCACCTCCTCTTCATCGGCACGTCTGGACATTACCTCAGCTGGAGGCTGGCCACGGAGGAGCGAGCAGGCTGGATGTCCGCGGcagggagggaggtgtgggttctcctgctcctcctcctcaatGTGCTTACACTCCTCTGGGAGGTGTGGTTGCTCAGTGAGCAGGTTGAGGCCATTTCCAGTGGAACCACCACATACTTCAGGCAGTGTCGGTGTAAGGAGCTTTCCTGGAAGAAGCGCTTAGCTACATTTCTCACTTTTCTGTTTGAAGGGAGGAGTCGTCAGGACCAGCAACACAACTATGTTGTCATTTAG
- the LOC143476631 gene encoding palmitoyltransferase ZDHHC13 isoform X2 yields the protein MTPDAAAARNGIFEAVQRGDIEQVVQLLHHDRTLLKQRGWCGFTPLHFAALHGNRPVADLLLNNGADPNVPCDAGQTAFHFACSVAMQYLAETKMFRFSDTDNFLITPLHLAASTGNADVARYLLRENRCAVDAVDHQGATALHVAAEKGMVEVCWLLLQSAGFHILHVKNHNGLTPLDLCSHGTTFRHQQLTRILTQFINKPKDQKPRESYVIYYWTLVLPSLVGAVVLLIATSLGEYGGLFCGLVFPCVAKVILSQYHRMSGYQRLPNPVYLGTLVAGIMHSLVCFYCKILPSIWPAHALLQVSVFHFSLILLLFWKVLKQDPGRLKVSDSDPRFSTIADLVESKQNPNRFCIYCELFQVDKCKHCRLCDFCVMDYDHHCLFLNRCVGRHNHRAFVLFILAMLVGHLLFIGTSGHYLSWRLATEERAGWMSAAGREVWVLLLLLLNVLTLLWEVWLLSEQVEAISSGTTTYFRQCRCKELSWKKRLATFLTFLFEGRSRQDQQHNYVVI from the exons ATGACGCCCGACGCGGCAGCTGCCAGAAACGGGATATTTGAAGCGGTTCAGAGGGGAGACATTGAACAGGTAGTGCAGCTACTTCACCACGACCGGACACTCCTAAAGCAAAGAG GATGGTGTGGCTTCACACCTCTTCACTTTGCTGCTCTTCATGGGAACCGGCCGGTAGCCGATCTGCTCCTGAACAACGGCGCTGACCCAAACGTGCCCTGTGATGCGGGGCAAACCGCCTTTCACTTTGCTTGCAG TGTTGCCATGCAGTACCTCGCTGAGACCAAGATGTTCCGCTTCTCAGACACCGATAACTTCCtgatcactccactacacctggCAGCTTCCACAGGCAACGCGGATGTGGCCAGGTACCTTCTACGAGAAAAC AGATGTGCAGTAGATGCTGTGGACCATCAGGGGGCGACAGCGCTGCATGTAGCTGCAGAGAAAGGCATGGTTGAGGTGTGCTGGCTCTTACTGCAGAGTGCAGGATTCCATATTTTACACGTGAAAAACCACAATGGCCTCACACCTTTAGACCTCTGTAGCCACGGAACGACTTTTAG ACATCAGCAGCTCACCAGAATTCTGACCCAATTCATAAATAAACCAAAGGACCAGAAACCCAGAGAATCATATG TGATATACTACTGGACCCTTGTGTTACCCAGTCTGGTTGGGGCAGTAGTGCTGCTCATAGCAACATCCCTGGGAGAGTATGGAGGATTGTTCTGTGGACTGGTCTTTCCCTGTGTAGCAAAAGTCATCTTGTCTCAGTACCACAGAATGAGCGGCTATCAGAG GTTACCAAATCCTGTATACCTTGGAACCCTGGTAGCAGGCATAATGCATTCCTTAGTCTGCTTCTATTGCAAAATTCTGCCTA GTATTTGGCCAGCTCACGCTCTCTTACAGGTCTCAGTATTCcacttctctctcattcttctgCTTTTCTGGAAGGTTCTAAAACAGGATCCAGGACGACTCAAAGTATCTGATTCAGACCCCAGATTCTCCACCATAGCAGATCTAGTAGAATCAAAACAGAATCCAAACCGGTTCTGTATTTACTGTGAG CTGTTCCAAGTGGACAAGTGTAAGCACTGTCGCCTGTGTGACTTCTGTGTCATGGATTATGACCACCACTGCCTCTTCCTGAACCGCTGTGTGGGCCGACACAACCACCGTGCCTTTGTGCTCTTCATCCTGGCCATGCTCGTCGGCCACCTCCTCTTCATCGGCACGTCTGGACATTACCTCAGCTGGAGGCTGGCCACGGAGGAGCGAGCAGGCTGGATGTCCGCGGcagggagggaggtgtgggttctcctgctcctcctcctcaatGTGCTTACACTCCTCTGGGAGGTGTGGTTGCTCAGTGAGCAGGTTGAGGCCATTTCCAGTGGAACCACCACATACTTCAGGCAGTGTCGGTGTAAGGAGCTTTCCTGGAAGAAGCGCTTAGCTACATTTCTCACTTTTCTGTTTGAAGGGAGGAGTCGTCAGGACCAGCAACACAACTATGTTGTCATTTAG
- the LOC143476631 gene encoding uncharacterized protein LOC143476631 isoform X3 produces MQKMMQHGADLHVVDHQGKTALLHAVSGGSIVAMQYLAETKMFRFSDTDNFLITPLHLAASTGNADVARYLLRENRCAVDAVDHQGATALHVAAEKGMVEVCWLLLQSAGFHILHVKNHNGLTPLDLCSHGTTFRHQQLTRILTQFINKPKDQKPRESYVIYYWTLVLPSLVGAVVLLIATSLGEYGGLFCGLVFPCVAKVILSQYHRMSGYQRLPNPVYLGTLVAGIMHSLVCFYCKILPSIWPAHALLQVSVFHFSLILLLFWKVLKQDPGRLKVSDSDPRFSTIADLVESKQNPNRFCIYCELFQVDKCKHCRLCDFCVMDYDHHCLFLNRCVGRHNHRAFVLFILAMLVGHLLFIGTSGHYLSWRLATEERAGWMSAAGREVWVLLLLLLNVLTLLWEVWLLSEQVEAISSGTTTYFRQCRCKELSWKKRLATFLTFLFEGRSRQDQQHNYVVI; encoded by the exons ATGCAGAAAATGATGCAGCATGGGGCAGACTTGCACGTTGTGGACCATCAGGGGAAAACAGCACTGCTTCATGCAGTTAGTGGGGGAAGCAT TGTTGCCATGCAGTACCTCGCTGAGACCAAGATGTTCCGCTTCTCAGACACCGATAACTTCCtgatcactccactacacctggCAGCTTCCACAGGCAACGCGGATGTGGCCAGGTACCTTCTACGAGAAAAC AGATGTGCAGTAGATGCTGTGGACCATCAGGGGGCGACAGCGCTGCATGTAGCTGCAGAGAAAGGCATGGTTGAGGTGTGCTGGCTCTTACTGCAGAGTGCAGGATTCCATATTTTACACGTGAAAAACCACAATGGCCTCACACCTTTAGACCTCTGTAGCCACGGAACGACTTTTAG ACATCAGCAGCTCACCAGAATTCTGACCCAATTCATAAATAAACCAAAGGACCAGAAACCCAGAGAATCATATG TGATATACTACTGGACCCTTGTGTTACCCAGTCTGGTTGGGGCAGTAGTGCTGCTCATAGCAACATCCCTGGGAGAGTATGGAGGATTGTTCTGTGGACTGGTCTTTCCCTGTGTAGCAAAAGTCATCTTGTCTCAGTACCACAGAATGAGCGGCTATCAGAG GTTACCAAATCCTGTATACCTTGGAACCCTGGTAGCAGGCATAATGCATTCCTTAGTCTGCTTCTATTGCAAAATTCTGCCTA GTATTTGGCCAGCTCACGCTCTCTTACAGGTCTCAGTATTCcacttctctctcattcttctgCTTTTCTGGAAGGTTCTAAAACAGGATCCAGGACGACTCAAAGTATCTGATTCAGACCCCAGATTCTCCACCATAGCAGATCTAGTAGAATCAAAACAGAATCCAAACCGGTTCTGTATTTACTGTGAG CTGTTCCAAGTGGACAAGTGTAAGCACTGTCGCCTGTGTGACTTCTGTGTCATGGATTATGACCACCACTGCCTCTTCCTGAACCGCTGTGTGGGCCGACACAACCACCGTGCCTTTGTGCTCTTCATCCTGGCCATGCTCGTCGGCCACCTCCTCTTCATCGGCACGTCTGGACATTACCTCAGCTGGAGGCTGGCCACGGAGGAGCGAGCAGGCTGGATGTCCGCGGcagggagggaggtgtgggttctcctgctcctcctcctcaatGTGCTTACACTCCTCTGGGAGGTGTGGTTGCTCAGTGAGCAGGTTGAGGCCATTTCCAGTGGAACCACCACATACTTCAGGCAGTGTCGGTGTAAGGAGCTTTCCTGGAAGAAGCGCTTAGCTACATTTCTCACTTTTCTGTTTGAAGGGAGGAGTCGTCAGGACCAGCAACACAACTATGTTGTCATTTAG